The Paenibacillus sp. 481 DNA window AGCACCCTTCAGAAGAGATAGGCGTACAAAGTGGACAAACTGCCGCTGCTCCGATGGAGAAGGGTATTTTTAAAGCGCTGTTTAAAACACCAATCATTTGGAATTTGCTTGTTGCTTATTTCAGTATTTACGCCATTAACTGGGGGCTTTCTGCATGGTTGCCGACCTATTTAGTGAAAAATCGCGGGCTTGATTTAATTTCACTTGGCTGGGTTCAAACGATTCCAGCGATAACAACGATTGCAGGCATATTTATTGCTGGTTACCTGATTGATAAGTTGCCAAAAGGCCGCGAGAGATGGCTAGGAAGCTTGTCTTGTGCTTGTATTGGCGTGTTGTTGTATCTCATGTTCACCGCTTCAAGCGTAGCGGCGTTTATTACGTATCAAACGATCGTGAATCTGTTTATTGCTTTTGTTGTGACGCTCTTGCCAGCGATCGTGCTTAAGCAGTTGCCGTCTTCCGTAACAGGAACAGCAATGGGGATCGCCAATACCGGTGGTCAATTGGCAGGCTTTATTACGCCAATGGCAATTGGATTTACGATTGATGCATTTAATGGTTCTTTCGATGCTGCCTTTTGGATGTTGATCGTATTTTCGGTCATTTGTATTGGTGCACTTCTAACGATGAATGACCAAAAGGGCGAGTTGCTGAAGCAAAACAAGGAAGAAGCTTATACGTAATTTATACGACATATATGGCAAATGCGGTATATACGACAAATGCGGCATGTACGACGTACAGGACATACACAGTCTATATGACGTACATGACGTGCATTGACGTACACAACGTACACAACCTACACGGCATATACAGCCTACAGAACCTAGAGAACCTACAGGACGTACACGTTTGATAGATGAAAGGAGAGAGACGCTTATGAAAGAGCTGGAATTAGGGTCGGGATTTGAGTTACAAACGATCATTTCGGAAATGGTTGAGCAAAAAAGAGACAACACGATCGCGTTGAGCAATAATATTTGGGATTGTCCCGAAATCTACTTCGAAGAACATCGATCAGCTGCGTACGTATGCAAAGCGCTGGAGGAGGAAGGATTTCAGATTGAGCGAGAGGTAGCGGGGCTCCAAACCGGATTTATCGGAAGTTTCGGTGCGGGTAAGCCAATTGTCGCTATTTTGGGGGAATTCGACGCCTTGGCAGGATTAAGCCAGCAAAAAGGAGTTGCGCAGCATGAACCGATTGCTGCTGGTGGGCACGGGCATGGCTGTGGCCATAACTTGCTAGGAGCGGGTGCATTTGCCGCTGCGGTTGCGATTAAAGATTACATGCAGCAAACGGGCTTGCAGGGAACGGTTCGTTATTATGGTTGTCCAGCCGAAGAGAGCGGTTCTGGTAAAGCGTATATGGCTCGTGCAGGATTGTTTGATGATGTCGATCTGGCATTGTCTTGGCATCCGTTCACATCACCTCGTATGATGAACGATAGCTCGCTTGCCAATTATTCGGTCACGTTTAAATTTGATGGGAAGAGTGCACATGCCGCGGCTGCCCCTCACTTAGGCCGCAGTGCTTTGGATGCGGTGGAATTAATGAACGTGGGCGTGAATTATTTAAGAGAGCATATGATTCCAGAAGCGCGAGTGCATTATGCGATTACGGATACAGGCGGAATTTCGCCGAATGTCGTACAGCCACATGCCGAAGTCGTCTATTTAATTCGCGCTCCTAAAAAGCAGCAAGTCGAGGCTCTATACGAGCGTGTACTCAATGTTGCTAGAGGCGCAGCGTTAATGACAGGAACGACGATGGACGTTGAATTTGAAGGTACTGCTTCGAATCTGATTCCGAATACAACGTTAGCGAACGCGATGTACAAGCATTTGGTTGCTGTCGGTGCTCCTGCATATGATGAGTTCGACTATCAGTTTGCAAAGGAAATCCGTGCAACGCTGTCACAGGAAGATATTCAAGCGGCCTTAGGAGGACTGGATCGAGAAACGGTGCAAGCTTTAAAAGACAAGGACATTGTCGACGTCATTCCACCTCTCGGCAATGAAGGGGCGTTAGCAGGGTCTACTGATGTTGGCGATGTGAGTTGGATTGTGCCAACGATGCAATGTATGACCACGTGCTGGGCGTTGGGAACGCCTTTTCACACTTGGCAGGTCGTATCGCAAGGGATGATGCCAATCGCTCACAAAGGCATGCTTCAAGCCGGAAAAGTGATCGCTTGCACCGCGATTGAAGCGATGCAAAGTCCACAATTGATCGAGCAGGCACGAGCAGAATGGAAGCAGCGCTTGGATGGGGATGTGTATACGTCACTCATTCCTGAACATGTGCTACCGCCTCTCAAAGGAGCGGTTAACGCCTAGAGGCATCCTAGCATTCGGTCCATAGGATCGGCCAAGTTATAAGCTCTGGCCGACCCTAGATGCTTGTCTGTACGGAGGGGAGTAGCCTATTTCGTCATTCTTACAAAGAAGGACGTTCACTCACGATTGCTCCTCTATCTTCCTACGCGCCAATGAGACGGTTGATTGAGCGTCGGTGGCAACTTTGTAGAGGAATCCCCTTTTGCCGCGTTGACCTGAAATTGGGTCAGGAAAATACTTTCTGCCAGGTTTGCCCCTCTAATATTCGTGTCTCTGAAATCAGCCCCGATAAGGTCAGCGCCCCTTAGATCAGCGCCGCTAAGGTCGGCGGCAATCAGATAGGCGCCTCTTAAATTAGCACCCCTCAAGTCGGCCCCTTTAAGCTTGGCCCCGAACAGGTCTGCACCGCGGCCGTACGTCTTGCGACGGCTACCGCCGTTGGCCCCTTTTAGCGAGCGCAACGCTTCTGCACGCACAAGTTCGCTCGTCTGTAGGAGCAGCGCGTTCACATTCGCGCGGTGAGTTGCCACGTCGAGTTCGAGAATGGAATCAGGCTCTAGGCGAGTGAGGCGTTCCGTCTCGGCGAGCGCAGAGCTGAGTTCATCATAGATCGTACGGGCAGGCCGCAGCGTCAGCGCCTCAGTCAAATACCAGCGAAGCTCATGAAGCTGCCGCATGATCGGAAACACTTCAAACATCTGTTTCGCTGTTTCCGGAGCTTTCCGCCAGTCGAGTCCGTCGTACGTAACTTGGGACACCATTTGCCCCGCACCAAAGCAGTCATACACCGTGCAGCCCTTAAAGCCTAGCTGTCTCAGGTCGTTGTGAACGCCACAACGGAAGTTGGACTGCAAGTTGTGGCAGGGCTGTCCAGCATTTTTGTCCATCGCGAAGTCTACCGAAGCCGCGAAGGGCAGCGCAACGCAGCATAAGCCGAAGCAACTCTCACAGTCGGCTTGCAGACTGGGATGATGACTATCGGCACCCAAGAGAGGTTCCAGCGGTTCCAAAGGTGTTACAGGTTCTGTACATTCATAATTGTTAGACATGATGAGTTCTCCTTCGTTCTCTTTCGTTTCCCTTCGTGCAATTCAATACGAGTGAACTACCCTCCACCTACGCAAACGCTTAGAGGTGAGGGCTACTACAGTCGTTAAAATTGAAGTCTATCTCTAACCGCTGTAATATGAGCCACGTGATGATTGCCGTGCCATGCGTACGTCCCAAGGCAGTAAGCTAAACGAACCGTTTGCTGCGATTCAGGATGATAGAACTCTTTTTGGTAATCAGATTCGCTTAATGAGGTTAATAAAATGACCCACTTCTTATGTAACGCTTCAAGCAAGGCGAGTGAAATGTCGATATCGACTTCTAGCGAGTCTCCTAATGAAACCCACCGATCCTCAAGATACGGTTTGATCGTGGGTGTGTCTTCAGTCAGCGCCAGCTTAAAACGAGTAAAAGCATTCATATGGCTGTCTGATACATGATGCACAACCTGACGAATCGTCCAGCCGCCGTCTCGATACGGAATGTCTAGTTGCTCCTCTGTTAAATCTTGAACAGTTGCTCTTAATTGGGCTGGAAGTTGTTCAATCTCTTTGATCCATATTTCCCTTTGCCCAGAGCTAATTTCACCTTCGTATTCAAATGTTCCAATCGGATATCTGTAGTCCATAGGTTGCCCCTCCAATGTAACGCGTGCGGTCTCTCTACTTTTTGATTTTACCATAATCATACTTTATTTTTCAGGCCTATACGTACTTAAGCTGAAACAACCGCACAACAAGATTAAAGAAGAACTTCAATATACATTCCTTTATTTAACTATTAAACTATAAGTGTAACTAGTTGATCGTTATGCGCAGGGCGGTTACCAAGGCAGCGGTCGATTAGTTGGGATTCCCTTCATTTACCTATACATAAAAGGAGAATACGTATAAGTATGGACAAAAAAAAGTTAAATCGTATTGCTATGATCGTTGTAGGGTGCATTTTAATATTTTCGATTATCGATTATGAAAGTGAAGAACATCCTCCATCCCCTTTATATCAAACAACTCAGGAAGGGAGTGAAATCAGTGTACAGGAACTCCATGTTGAAGACGATCGTCTCGTATTCGAACTCGAAGTCAAGGACCCAGCGATTGCTTTAGCTTATCAAAATAAGCAAATACCAAAGGAGTTAGAGTATTTTATTAGTGTGCCTGAATTAGAAGATAGGCGGATTACAGAAACATACTATGATACGGAGTCGTTAGCTTATGAAACAGAGCGGGCTAACTCGAGGCAAGAACATCATCTTGAGCAAGGTATATATTCCTTTAAAGCGGCGTACTCCATAGAACCAGATTTCGTGGAACATTTACGACAAGGCAATACGAAGCAGCTAACGATTCGGTTGTCGAAAGTGTCTCGAAATAGCGCTAACTTAGTCGTTCACACAGAGAACAGTGATATTCAATTTCCGCTAAGCAAGGAATATGTCAAAGATGTCCGAATTGGTAAAGTAGACTACAGCTGGATAGATTCAGAGAGTGCGATTCAACAAATTTTTGTTGAGCAAGTTCGAGTATATCCTAGCAGGCTTGTGGTTGATCTTAATGCCCGCGTCGCAGGTGGCGGGAGAATCTCTTTATATCCAACTACGGATAGTGAAGATAGCAAATTAAATGCCTCGGTAGATTATTATTCAAGAGGAACCACGCGAGCATGGACTTCACTTACAGCTGCAACTAATTACGCAGATATATCCAATGGAATTAGTCATAATTCGTGGCAATTTGATTCTAGTGGTTTTTACGATTTACATCAGGATAGCACGAGCCTTGATGTTAATATGCTTTGGGTGACACAAATGAAAGTAAACAAAACATTTAAGTTGCGGTTGAATGAACCTTTTCCACAGACCGTTACACATCGTGGTAAGGTGATCACCATCTTAAACGCACATTATAAAGATGGATATTTGCATCTAGAGGTGCAGGCCGATGACCAAGGACTCAATCCATGGCGAACTGCGTTGCTCACCTATGAGCCGTATTACTTAAAGCTGCAAGAAACAGACACGAAGCAGCTTTGGAAGCAGTATGGGATGAATATTGATACTCCAGCAACAGCGGCAATCCCAATGTCAGGGCAGCAATTATATGAGCAATACGCTCAGAGTGCTTATCAAGGTAGCGGCCCAATTGTATGGGACCCAACGTTAGGTGTGTATTCGCCCAATATAACACCAGCGGCAACAACAGAGAAGGCAAAGATTTATCATGTAACCATTATGGCACCGCAGTTAAAGGAATACGACATTTCCATTCGGCGTGTCAACGATCCGGAGGAGGTGCGTTTTTATGCCCCGATTCACATACCAGGAGCAGTTCCGAACAAGACAGAGGATGACGGCGAGAGGCCAGTAAATAATTTGGAAGAGGCTACTGAGAGGGCACAGCGTGCACTCGTGGAAATTGCAGGCCCATCTGTCGAACCAGGTCGTATTGAACTAAGTGAATATGACTTAACACTTCATAGTAAAGACTATTTGAGTCGTGTACATGCTGACTTAAGGGACGAAACTTATGAATCATTCGCCACTATGAATTACGCGGATCTAGATCCTTCTATTAGGAGTGAAATCGAGGCGAAATCTGGCCTAGGTGGGGAGCAGCTTGCAGCACTAGTACATAAGGTTGTTCGTACGAAAAAGAAAGAAAAGAACACGACTAGTTCTACGTTTAAACCTGAAATGAAGGGCAAAATTGAAACGAATTTGATTGGTGAGCAGTTCAGTATTAGCCACTACAATAGTGAGGAAATATATATGGACTTTGATTATCCAATTGATCAAATGGATCCTAAAATTTTGGCGGCTGCCGAGAAAGCTGTTATGGATATTAAAGGTGGCAAGATCGTTAAGCTAGTGAAGGCTACTCGTTCGTATGGTAAAAGTGGAAACTGGTATACATTAAAAAACGAGAAAGGTGACGCGTCTGTAAAGATTGGAGCTCGTACAGGGCGCATTGTTGAGTTATACATCAGAGGCAACTTTAGAAATGAACCGACAATTACAGATACAATAAGTGACCAGATGTTAAAGGCAGCAGCTGATCCTGTGAAAAAGATATTTGGTATCGACCTGTCAGGATATAGCGCACAGCTAACCGTTGACTCGACTTATGTAAAGTTGATTAAACCCGGTGCATTGACGATTGAGTGGCAAAATTCTTATGATATAAAATCATTTAGTATTGCAAGCACAGAGGAAAATGAAATTGTAGACTAAGGGGACTTCATTTTAAACATTCGGTTCACTGTACAACGTGTTAAAAAGAAAAACGGCCGCTTCTCATTGAAACCTCAAGAGAAACGGCCGTACTTATTTATTGCTATCGTACACCCTTCATGAATCCTTCGATTTTTGGAGCAAGCATGAACAGGATTACACTTAGTACAATCGCAGTTCCTCCAATTACCCCGAAGTAGAGCATTTCCGTGTCAGGCGTGTAAAATCTAACGATCTGTGCATTAATCGCTTGTGCAGCTGCGTTCGATAAGAACCATAAGCTCATCGTTTGTGCCGAGAAGGCAACAGGCGCTAGCTTCGTCGTCGCAGAGAGGCCTACAGGCGACAAGCACAATTCCCCAAGTACGACAATCAGATAGCTTAGGACAAGCCATAATGGGTTAACGAGTGCACTATGACCACCAATATAAGCCGGCAGCAAAATGACAAGGAATGATAAACCAGCAAACAGCAAGCCGAACGAGAACTTTTGCGGAATGGACGGCTGTCTGTTGCCCAGCTTAACCCATAGCCAAGCGAACACAGGTGCTAACAAAATAATGAATAGCGGGTTTAACGATTGGAACCAAGCAGGTGAAATATGAATACCCGCAAATTCCAACTGTGTGCGCTTATCCGCATAATTGGCAAGAATCGTTGCGCCTTGCTCCTGAATCGCCCAGAACATCACGGATGCAATGAACAATGGAATGTACGCGATAATTCTTGATTTTTCTACGGCTGTCGTCTTTGGACTGCGATACATGACGATAAAATAGCTCGTTGGAATAACAATACCTAATACACCTACAAGAGCGATAAATGTCTTGAATGTAAGCAGACCAGTTGGAATAGCTATAGCGACGAGAATCGCTAACAGAACAGCTGCAATTCCCATAGTCGTAAACACTTTTTTCTTCTCAGCTTGCGAGAGCGGATTTGCTACAATCGTACCTGCAAGGCCGAGGTTCTTTTTCTTCGTCAACATAAACACGGCTAGACCCAACAGCATACCTACAGCAGCGAGCCCAAAGCCCATGTGGAAACCAACATTCATACCAACGGTGCCGACTATTAACGGAGCGATAAAGGCACCCATGTTAATACCCATGTAAAAAATGCTGAAACCTGCATCACGACGATGGTCCGTCGGGCTATAAATATCACCTACAACGCTTGATACGTTAGGCTTCAGTAAGCCTGTCCCAAGCACGATCAAAATCATGGAAACAAAAAACAGGCTTATATTTCCCGGAAATGAAAGCACAAGGTGACCTAACATAATTAATATTCCACCATAAAATACAGCTTTCGAAGTACCGAATATACGGTCAGCAAGCCACCCGCCAATAATTCCGGACATATACACTAATGACCCGTATATCGACACAATGGCAAGAGCCGTGCTCTCGTCGAATCCTAATCCGCCTTTGGAGACTTCATAGTACATATAATAGACAAGAATTGCTCTCATTCCATAATAGGAAAAGCGCTCCCAAAACTCGGTGAAGAATAGGGTGAACAGTCCTTTAGGATGTCCAAAAAATCCTTTTTGCGGGACAGACGCAACAATTTGTTGCTTTTGATTATCGATGTCTGACATATGTTAGCCTCCTTATTATTCATTTTTCATTGCACGTATGTTTAAACGTTGCTAACCTCTAATGCTCATTAGCATGTGCGATGTCTAAATAGTTAATCCATTATTTTGAAAATATATTAAATAAGATTGAATATAAGATTATTACCTAAAAAGGTTTCATACTTGCATTTATATAAAAAAATCCAAGATATGATGAGACATTATAGCACGATCATGTATATCCGACAATCGAAAAGCTTACACCCAGACTTTGCTTGACCTTGTTTTGCCTTAAACCTTAAAGTAGTTGTAAAAGAACACTGGACAATAATGAATAAGTGCGAGGGTGACACGTATGGATACGATTCGAATTCTTATTGCAGATGATGAACAGGAAATACGCGACTTGTTACAAAAATATGTGCGGCGAGAATGTTATGAAGTCGATGTTGCCGCAAACGGCGAGGAAGCGCTTCGTCTGTTTGAACAACATACGTACCATTTAGTCCTCTTAGATGTGATGATGCCGAAAATGGATGGCATAGAGGTGTGCAGAAGGCTTAGACAACTCACCAATATCCCGATCATGATGCTGACGGCTAAGGATGAGGACATTGATAAAGTGCTTGGGCTTCGTATGGGTGCGGACGACTATATGACGAAGCCGTTTAGCATTCATGAACTGGTGGCGCGTATTAAAGCGCAATTGCGGCGGTATTTCGTATTAGGCGGCGATGAGAGTGTTGGGAGTGTAG harbors:
- a CDS encoding MFS transporter gives rise to the protein MTSKRTRNWILALLFLGWSLGNLDRYIMNYAVLAITEDLNLSSSSTGILLSSFFAGYALMQMPGGWLADRFGPRKVLITAVIVWSIFTGLTAVAWSLTSMMIIRFLFGIGEGGFQPASSKILSLTFPKAERARAMSVILSSSGIVSLMIPLAAATMLETIGWRTMFVIFGVAGAVIAALYWYFIRLPEHPSEEIGVQSGQTAAAPMEKGIFKALFKTPIIWNLLVAYFSIYAINWGLSAWLPTYLVKNRGLDLISLGWVQTIPAITTIAGIFIAGYLIDKLPKGRERWLGSLSCACIGVLLYLMFTASSVAAFITYQTIVNLFIAFVVTLLPAIVLKQLPSSVTGTAMGIANTGGQLAGFITPMAIGFTIDAFNGSFDAAFWMLIVFSVICIGALLTMNDQKGELLKQNKEEAYT
- a CDS encoding M20 family metallopeptidase, with translation MKELELGSGFELQTIISEMVEQKRDNTIALSNNIWDCPEIYFEEHRSAAYVCKALEEEGFQIEREVAGLQTGFIGSFGAGKPIVAILGEFDALAGLSQQKGVAQHEPIAAGGHGHGCGHNLLGAGAFAAAVAIKDYMQQTGLQGTVRYYGCPAEESGSGKAYMARAGLFDDVDLALSWHPFTSPRMMNDSSLANYSVTFKFDGKSAHAAAAPHLGRSALDAVELMNVGVNYLREHMIPEARVHYAITDTGGISPNVVQPHAEVVYLIRAPKKQQVEALYERVLNVARGAALMTGTTMDVEFEGTASNLIPNTTLANAMYKHLVAVGAPAYDEFDYQFAKEIRATLSQEDIQAALGGLDRETVQALKDKDIVDVIPPLGNEGALAGSTDVGDVSWIVPTMQCMTTCWALGTPFHTWQVVSQGMMPIAHKGMLQAGKVIACTAIEAMQSPQLIEQARAEWKQRLDGDVYTSLIPEHVLPPLKGAVNA
- a CDS encoding pentapeptide repeat-containing protein; protein product: MQSNFRCGVHNDLRQLGFKGCTVYDCFGAGQMVSQVTYDGLDWRKAPETAKQMFEVFPIMRQLHELRWYLTEALTLRPARTIYDELSSALAETERLTRLEPDSILELDVATHRANVNALLLQTSELVRAEALRSLKGANGGSRRKTYGRGADLFGAKLKGADLRGANLRGAYLIAADLSGADLRGADLIGADFRDTNIRGANLAESIFLTQFQVNAAKGDSSTKLPPTLNQPSHWRVGR
- a CDS encoding YfiT family bacillithiol transferase, with amino-acid sequence MDYRYPIGTFEYEGEISSGQREIWIKEIEQLPAQLRATVQDLTEEQLDIPYRDGGWTIRQVVHHVSDSHMNAFTRFKLALTEDTPTIKPYLEDRWVSLGDSLEVDIDISLALLEALHKKWVILLTSLSESDYQKEFYHPESQQTVRLAYCLGTYAWHGNHHVAHITAVRDRLQF
- a CDS encoding peptide MFS transporter, whose translation is MSDIDNQKQQIVASVPQKGFFGHPKGLFTLFFTEFWERFSYYGMRAILVYYMYYEVSKGGLGFDESTALAIVSIYGSLVYMSGIIGGWLADRIFGTSKAVFYGGILIMLGHLVLSFPGNISLFFVSMILIVLGTGLLKPNVSSVVGDIYSPTDHRRDAGFSIFYMGINMGAFIAPLIVGTVGMNVGFHMGFGLAAVGMLLGLAVFMLTKKKNLGLAGTIVANPLSQAEKKKVFTTMGIAAVLLAILVAIAIPTGLLTFKTFIALVGVLGIVIPTSYFIVMYRSPKTTAVEKSRIIAYIPLFIASVMFWAIQEQGATILANYADKRTQLEFAGIHISPAWFQSLNPLFIILLAPVFAWLWVKLGNRQPSIPQKFSFGLLFAGLSFLVILLPAYIGGHSALVNPLWLVLSYLIVVLGELCLSPVGLSATTKLAPVAFSAQTMSLWFLSNAAAQAINAQIVRFYTPDTEMLYFGVIGGTAIVLSVILFMLAPKIEGFMKGVR